The following proteins are encoded in a genomic region of Gossypium hirsutum isolate 1008001.06 chromosome D05, Gossypium_hirsutum_v2.1, whole genome shotgun sequence:
- the LOC107902168 gene encoding serine carboxypeptidase-like 44 — protein MEFRGVIFVSFLIFQLGVNSNAFPMNDLISKLPRQPDVNFRQFGGYIDVDENVVGRSLFYYFVEAEKDPLTQPLTVWLTGGPGCSSVGDAFGSVGPFIVTKDAHGLQTNFISWNKVSNLLFIDSPIGSGWSYSNTSSDYSNGDDSTNKILLTFMQKWYEKYPVFKSKDLYLAGSSFAGHFVPNLANALLDDNKQSKQSKFNLKGLVLGNPMLRKKLGDLAKIDFFFSRKMINSSLYNKIKKECNAIDENNYFSSIKTTWS, from the exons ATGGAATTTCGGGGAGTAATCTTTGttagttttcttatttttcaacTTGGAGTTAACTCCAATGCCTTCCCAATGAATGATTTGATAAGCAAATTGCCAAGACAACCAGATGTTAATTTCAGACAATTTGGTGGATATATTGATGTGGATGAAAATGTCGTTGGTCGAAgtcttttttactattttgttgaAGCTGAAAAAGATCCCCTAACTCAACCCCTCACTGTTTGGTTAACTGGAG GACCAGGGTGTTCTTCAGTTGGAGATGCCTTTGGAAGTGTTGGTCCTTTTATTGTTACGAAAGATGCTCATGGTCTCCAAACAAATTTCATATCTTGGAACAAAG TGTCAAATCTATTGTTTATCGACTCCCCTATTGGATCTGGATGGTCATATTCAAACACAAGTAGTGATTATAGTAACGGAGATGATAGCACTA ATAAAATATTGCTTACATTTATGCAAAAATGGTATGAAAAATATCCAGTCTTCAAGTCGAAAGATCTATATCTAGCTGGATCAAGTTTTGCAG GACACTTCGTACCAAATCTTGCTAATGCTTTACTCGACGACAACAAGCAATCCAAGCAGTCGAAATTTAACCTCAAAGGATTGGTT CTGGGAAACCCAATGCTTCGTAAAAAGCTAGGCGATCTTGCaaaaattgatttctttttctctcggaAGATGATAAACAGCTCGTTGTATAACAAAATCAAGAAAGAATgcaatgccattgatgaaaataaTTACTTTTCTAGCATCAAAACCACTTGGAGCTAA
- the LOC107902167 gene encoding serine carboxypeptidase-like 43, producing MVNLEIFIICHPYLFRANFKYNEADKDLDMLPALKNLLQLSVPITIFSGDQDGIIPIEGTLQHLEKLAEELNIKLTKKETWSFGTKEGGLKYEFGDLLKFLTVKGGNHHVTSSRPSQAFSIFTSFTIKWMH from the exons ATGGTTAACCTTGAAATTTTCATTATATGTCACCCTTATTTATTTAGAGCTAATTTTAAATACAACGAAGCTGATAAGGACCTTGACATGCTTCCTGCGCTTAAAAATCTTCTTCAACTATCCGTTCCCATTACAATATTCAG TGGAGATCAAGATGGTATAATACCGATAGAGGGAACCTTACAACATTTGGAAAAGTTGGCCGAGGAGTTAAACATCAAGTTAACAAAAAAGGAAACATGGAGTTTTGGAACCAAG GAAGGAGGGTTGAAGTATGAATTTGGAGACTTACTAAAATTCTTGACGGTGAAGGGAGGTAATCATCATGTTACATCTTCTCGACCATCGCAAGCTTTTTCTATTTTCACAAGTTTCACAATTAAATGGATGCATTGA